From Cellulosimicrobium cellulans, the proteins below share one genomic window:
- a CDS encoding protoporphyrinogen/coproporphyrinogen oxidase: protein MSTEPTTSRTSPGAVPEGVDAVVVGAGVAGLTAARSLREQGLRVVVLEAADVPGGPVRGGDLPGLDGVRVDLGAESFAARGTAVGDLVSALGLDVVEPSGAGAWGYAAGRAYPLPRAGVLGIPAQPWSRDVRRAVGVGGALRASLDRVLPRRFTDLRTLETFARSRMGTRVTERLVSPVAAGVHSAPLDRLDVAAVAPGLREAFEREGSLARAVASLRALAPAGSAVRGIDGGMHRLVEELAAGTDVRVQHEVTDVARRDASRSDEGPRPGAWVVRAQTPDGPVELAAPRLVVTTPALVDALGPLVGTAADLLPDPEPGADVRLVTLLLRAPELDDAPRGTGLLVAPPHRDAGRAVPPSDVEAKALTHSTAKWPWLRDRVRATVGPGHHVVRLSYGRIGATTEPDLDRVVTDASRLFGVDLHGRVLGHVVTRWNGALPPPTPAFRREVAAFVARVDAVPGLGVTGGWIAGTGLAAIVGHAQECARGLAGVE from the coding sequence GTGAGCACCGAGCCGACGACGTCCCGCACCTCCCCCGGGGCCGTCCCCGAGGGGGTGGACGCGGTCGTCGTCGGCGCGGGGGTCGCGGGCCTCACCGCGGCCCGGTCCTTGCGCGAGCAGGGGCTGCGCGTCGTCGTGCTGGAGGCTGCGGACGTCCCCGGCGGGCCGGTCCGCGGCGGCGACCTGCCCGGCCTCGACGGCGTGCGCGTCGACCTCGGCGCCGAGTCCTTCGCGGCCCGCGGCACGGCCGTCGGCGACCTGGTCTCCGCGCTCGGCCTCGACGTCGTCGAGCCGTCGGGCGCGGGCGCCTGGGGCTACGCCGCCGGCCGCGCCTACCCGCTGCCCCGCGCGGGCGTGCTCGGGATCCCGGCCCAGCCGTGGTCTCGCGACGTCCGCCGCGCGGTCGGGGTCGGCGGGGCGCTGCGCGCGAGCCTCGACCGCGTCCTGCCCCGCCGCTTCACCGACCTGCGCACGCTCGAGACGTTCGCGCGCTCGCGCATGGGGACGCGCGTCACGGAACGCCTCGTCTCGCCCGTCGCCGCAGGGGTCCACTCGGCGCCGCTCGACCGGCTGGACGTCGCCGCCGTCGCGCCAGGGCTCCGCGAGGCGTTCGAGCGCGAGGGGTCGCTCGCGCGGGCCGTCGCGTCGCTGCGCGCGCTCGCCCCGGCAGGCTCGGCCGTGCGCGGCATCGACGGCGGCATGCACCGGCTCGTCGAGGAGCTCGCCGCCGGGACCGACGTCCGCGTGCAGCACGAGGTCACGGACGTCGCCCGCAGGGACGCGAGCCGTTCCGACGAGGGCCCCCGCCCCGGCGCCTGGGTCGTGCGGGCGCAGACGCCGGACGGGCCGGTCGAGCTCGCGGCGCCGCGCCTCGTCGTGACGACCCCGGCGCTCGTGGACGCGCTCGGCCCGCTCGTCGGCACCGCGGCGGACCTGCTGCCCGACCCGGAGCCCGGCGCGGACGTCCGCCTCGTCACGCTCCTCCTCCGCGCTCCCGAGCTCGACGACGCGCCGCGCGGGACCGGCCTGCTCGTCGCCCCGCCGCACCGGGACGCGGGCCGCGCCGTGCCGCCGTCGGACGTCGAGGCCAAGGCGCTGACCCACTCGACCGCCAAGTGGCCGTGGCTGCGCGACCGCGTGCGCGCCACCGTCGGACCGGGCCACCACGTGGTGCGACTCAGCTACGGCCGCATCGGCGCGACGACGGAGCCCGACCTCGACCGCGTCGTCACCGACGCCTCCCGGCTCTTCGGCGTGGACCTGCACGGCCGCGTGCTCGGGCACGTCGTGACGCGCTGGAACGGCGCGCTGCCCCCGCCCACCCCCGCGTTCCGGCGCGAGGTGGCGGCGTTCGTCGCCCGGGTCGACGCCGTCCCCGGGCTCGGCGTGACCGGGGGCTGGATCGCCGGGACGGGGCTCGCGGCGATCGTCGGACACGCCCAGGAATGTGCGCGCGGCCTCGCCGGCGTGGAGTGA
- the hemE gene encoding uroporphyrinogen decarboxylase gives MIPVALSPGHPLTDGRTDRSPLVQALRAGTTGNRPEITPVWFMRQAGRSLPEYRAAREGVSMLDSCLRPDLASEITLQPVRRHGVDAGIFFSDIVVPLRLAGVEVDIAPGVGPVMGQAYRTPDDVARLVETELTEESLAPIREAVALTVDALGTTPLIGFAGAPFTLAAYLVEGRPSRDHLAARTLLRGDPETWQRLVDWAADLTGTFLRTQVEAGASAAQLFDSWAGSLSRADYAAGAAPASTRALTHVADLGVPVVHFGTGTEHLLPAMRDAVTAAGVRDVAVGVDYRTPLDDAARLLADGHAPVPVQGNVDPALLAAPWDVLEAHVRDVVRRGRTAPGHVVNLGHGVPPDTDPDVLTRVVGLVHALGADWTGQDDAHEEATRR, from the coding sequence GTGATTCCTGTCGCCCTTTCCCCGGGCCATCCCCTGACCGACGGCCGCACGGACCGTTCGCCGCTCGTGCAGGCACTGCGCGCGGGCACGACGGGAAATCGCCCGGAAATCACACCGGTGTGGTTCATGCGCCAGGCGGGCCGCTCGCTGCCCGAGTACCGCGCGGCCCGCGAGGGCGTGAGCATGCTCGACTCGTGCCTGCGCCCCGACCTCGCGTCGGAGATCACGCTCCAGCCGGTGCGCCGCCACGGCGTGGACGCGGGGATCTTCTTCTCCGACATCGTCGTGCCGCTGCGGCTCGCGGGCGTCGAGGTCGACATCGCGCCGGGCGTCGGCCCGGTCATGGGCCAGGCGTACCGGACGCCCGACGACGTCGCACGCCTGGTGGAGACCGAGCTCACCGAGGAGTCGCTCGCCCCGATCCGGGAGGCCGTCGCGCTGACCGTCGACGCGCTCGGCACGACCCCGCTCATCGGGTTCGCCGGGGCCCCGTTCACGCTCGCGGCCTACCTCGTCGAGGGGCGCCCGTCGCGCGACCACCTCGCGGCCCGCACGCTGCTGCGCGGCGACCCGGAGACGTGGCAGCGCCTCGTCGACTGGGCCGCCGACCTCACCGGCACGTTCCTGCGGACGCAGGTCGAGGCGGGCGCGAGCGCCGCCCAGCTCTTCGACTCGTGGGCGGGCTCGCTCTCGCGCGCGGACTACGCGGCGGGCGCCGCCCCGGCGAGCACGCGCGCGCTCACCCACGTCGCCGACCTCGGCGTGCCGGTCGTGCACTTCGGCACCGGCACGGAGCACCTGCTCCCCGCGATGCGCGACGCCGTCACCGCGGCCGGGGTGCGGGACGTGGCCGTGGGCGTCGACTACCGCACGCCGCTCGACGACGCCGCCCGGCTCCTCGCCGACGGCCACGCGCCCGTCCCGGTCCAGGGCAACGTCGACCCCGCGCTGCTCGCCGCGCCGTGGGACGTGCTCGAGGCGCACGTGCGCGACGTCGTGCGCCGCGGACGCACCGCGCCCGGGCACGTGGTGAACCTCGGGCACGGCGTGCCGCCGGACACCGACCCGGACGTCCTCACGCGTGTCGTCGGCCTGGTCCACGCGCTCGGCGCAGACTGGACGGGACAGGACGACGCGCACGAGGAGGCGACCCGACGGTGA
- a CDS encoding glutamyl-tRNA reductase, translating to MALLSLTASHHELDLDALERLSTGAHSIGGSAVAACDVITGAVVLATCNRFELYLDVDAPLDGTGVQHATEHVARMVADASGVAPAEALASFRTRAGTEVAEHLFAVASGLDSMVVGEREIAGQVKRALETAHADGVTSSTLELLFQTASRTSKKVSTQTTLGGAGRSVVALGLDLAAAELPPWHQVRTVLIGTGSYAGASLAALRALGCDDVRVYSQSGRAEEFAAARGVEAVTDLVAALEDADLVVSCSGARGRALVGDDGPAAARREQAIEHVLDAAAVVRARERAAVRAGDEPEARPTVVLDLALHRDVDPRVADVEGVLLYDLATLAAHSPSIASELVVQARAIVDDATRAFEETRLGRAADTAVVALLADAERRVALEVADVVALREADGDPVEPDESDEIARAVRRRVHADLHRAIVEARAEAVAAAQAEERAVVADAQALADEAATTARPTSPGSLPTPAAR from the coding sequence GTGGCTCTTCTCTCCCTCACGGCCAGCCACCACGAGCTCGACCTCGACGCCCTGGAACGACTCTCCACCGGGGCCCACTCGATCGGCGGCTCCGCGGTCGCGGCGTGCGACGTGATCACCGGTGCCGTCGTCCTCGCGACGTGCAACCGGTTCGAGCTGTACCTCGACGTGGACGCACCCCTCGACGGGACGGGCGTGCAGCACGCGACCGAGCACGTCGCGCGCATGGTCGCCGACGCGTCGGGCGTCGCCCCGGCCGAGGCGCTCGCGTCGTTCCGCACGCGCGCCGGGACCGAGGTCGCCGAGCACCTGTTCGCCGTCGCGTCGGGTCTGGACTCGATGGTCGTGGGGGAGCGCGAGATCGCCGGCCAGGTGAAGCGCGCCCTGGAGACCGCGCACGCCGACGGCGTCACCTCCTCCACGCTCGAGCTCCTGTTCCAGACGGCGTCGCGCACGTCGAAGAAGGTCAGCACGCAGACGACGCTCGGCGGCGCGGGCCGCTCGGTGGTCGCACTGGGCCTCGACCTGGCGGCGGCCGAGCTGCCCCCGTGGCACCAGGTGCGGACCGTCCTCATCGGGACGGGGTCGTACGCGGGCGCGAGCCTCGCAGCGCTGCGTGCGCTCGGGTGCGACGACGTGCGCGTCTACTCGCAGTCCGGCCGCGCGGAGGAGTTCGCCGCCGCGCGCGGGGTCGAGGCCGTGACGGACCTCGTCGCGGCGCTGGAGGACGCGGACCTCGTCGTGTCGTGCAGCGGGGCGCGGGGCCGCGCGCTCGTCGGCGACGACGGCCCGGCCGCGGCCCGCCGCGAGCAGGCCATCGAGCACGTGCTCGACGCCGCCGCGGTGGTCCGGGCGCGCGAGCGCGCCGCCGTCCGGGCGGGCGACGAGCCCGAGGCCCGGCCGACCGTCGTGCTCGACCTCGCGCTGCACCGCGACGTCGACCCGCGCGTCGCGGACGTCGAGGGCGTGCTGCTCTACGACCTCGCGACGCTCGCCGCGCACTCGCCGTCCATCGCGTCGGAGCTCGTCGTGCAGGCCCGCGCGATCGTGGACGACGCGACGCGCGCGTTCGAGGAGACGCGGCTCGGCCGCGCGGCGGACACGGCCGTCGTCGCGCTGCTCGCCGACGCGGAGCGGCGCGTCGCGCTCGAGGTCGCGGACGTCGTCGCGCTGCGCGAGGCGGACGGCGACCCGGTGGAGCCGGACGAGTCCGACGAGATCGCGCGCGCCGTGCGACGCCGCGTCCACGCCGACCTGCACCGCGCGATCGTCGAGGCCCGGGCCGAGGCCGTCGCGGCCGCCCAGGCGGAGGAGCGCGCCGTCGTCGCGGACGCGCAGGCGCTCGCCGACGAGGCGGCGACCACCGCACGGCCGACGAGCCCGGGGTCGCTCCCCACACCTGCTGCGCGCTGA